A single region of the Streptomyces vilmorinianum genome encodes:
- the pgsA gene encoding phosphatidylinositol phosphate synthase, translating to MLNKYARAFFTRVLTPFAAFLLRRGVSPDAVTLIGTAGVMAGALVFFPRGEFFWGTIVITLFVFSDLVDGNMARQAGISSRWGAFLDSTLDRVADGAIFGGFALWYAGTGNDNVLCAVSIFCLASGQVVSYTKARGESIGLPVAVNGLVERAERLVISLVAAGLAGLHAFGVPGVDVLLPIALWIVAVGSAVTLGQRVVTVRRESAEADAAAARGNEATS from the coding sequence ATGCTGAACAAGTACGCGCGTGCATTTTTTACGCGTGTCCTCACACCGTTCGCCGCGTTTCTGCTCCGCCGGGGTGTCAGCCCCGACGCGGTCACGCTCATCGGCACGGCCGGAGTGATGGCGGGTGCGCTGGTCTTCTTCCCCAGGGGAGAGTTCTTCTGGGGCACGATCGTCATCACCCTCTTCGTCTTCTCCGATCTCGTCGACGGCAACATGGCCCGGCAGGCCGGCATCTCCAGCCGCTGGGGCGCGTTCCTCGACTCGACCCTCGACCGGGTCGCCGACGGCGCCATCTTCGGTGGCTTCGCGCTCTGGTACGCGGGTACCGGCAACGACAACGTGCTGTGCGCCGTCTCCATCTTCTGCCTGGCCAGCGGTCAGGTCGTCTCGTACACCAAGGCACGAGGCGAATCGATTGGCCTGCCGGTCGCGGTCAACGGCCTGGTCGAACGGGCCGAGCGGCTCGTGATCTCGCTGGTCGCCGCCGGCCTCGCCGGACTCCACGCCTTCGGCGTACCCGGGGTCGACGTCCTGTTGCCGATCGCGCTGTGGATCGTCGCCGTGGGCTCCGCGGTGACGCTGGGACAGCGGGTGGTCACGGTACGACGGGAGTCGGCGGAGGCGGACGCGGCCGCCGCACGGGGGAACGAGGCGACGTCATGA
- a CDS encoding phosphatidylinositol mannoside acyltransferase — MTEASELRDRLTDSLYGLGWATVKKLPEPVAAGLGRRIADIAWKRRGKSVQRLESNLARVVPDATPERLAELSKAGMRSYMRYWMESFRLPTWSKERVDGGFDVKDVHYLKDGLASGRGVILALPHLANWDLAGVWVTRSLGVPFTTVAERLKPETLYDRFVAYRESLGMEVLPHSGGTAFGTLARRLRDGGLICLVADRDLSASGTEVTFFGETARMPAGPALLAQQTGALLLPVTLWYDDSPVMKGRVHPPVDVPETGTRAEKTSVMTQALADVFATGIADHPEDWHMLQRLWLKDLEERRP; from the coding sequence ATGACTGAGGCGAGCGAGCTGCGGGACCGGCTGACCGACAGCCTGTACGGGCTCGGCTGGGCGACGGTGAAGAAGCTGCCGGAGCCGGTCGCGGCCGGGCTCGGGCGGCGGATCGCCGACATCGCCTGGAAACGGCGCGGCAAGAGCGTCCAGCGCCTGGAGTCCAACCTCGCGCGCGTGGTGCCCGACGCCACGCCCGAGCGGCTCGCCGAGCTGTCGAAGGCCGGGATGCGCTCCTACATGCGGTACTGGATGGAGTCCTTCCGGCTGCCGACCTGGAGCAAGGAACGGGTCGACGGCGGCTTCGACGTCAAGGACGTCCACTACCTGAAGGACGGTCTCGCCTCGGGGCGCGGCGTCATACTCGCCCTGCCGCACCTGGCCAACTGGGACCTCGCGGGCGTGTGGGTGACCCGCTCGCTCGGCGTGCCCTTCACGACGGTCGCCGAGCGGCTCAAGCCGGAGACGCTCTACGACCGGTTCGTCGCCTACCGCGAGTCCCTCGGCATGGAGGTCCTGCCGCACTCCGGCGGCACCGCCTTCGGGACGCTCGCGCGTCGGCTGCGCGACGGTGGCCTGATCTGCCTGGTCGCGGACCGCGACCTGTCGGCCTCCGGCACCGAGGTCACCTTCTTCGGCGAGACGGCCCGGATGCCGGCCGGTCCGGCGCTGCTCGCCCAGCAGACGGGCGCGCTGCTGCTGCCCGTGACGCTCTGGTACGACGACAGCCCGGTCATGAAGGGGCGGGTGCACCCGCCCGTCGACGTACCCGAGACAGGTACGCGGGCCGAGAAGACGTCTGTGATGACACAGGCGCTGGCGGACGTCTTCGCCACCGGCATCGCGGACCACCCGGAGGACTGGCACATGCTGCAACGACTGTGGTTGAAGGACCTGGAGGAGCGGCGGCCGTGA
- a CDS encoding glycosyltransferase family 4 protein: MRIGIVCPYSWDVPGGVQFHIRDLAEHLIRLGHEVSVLAPADDETPLPAYVVSAGRAVPVPYNGSVARLNFGFLSAARVRRWLHEGTFDVIHIHEPASPSLGLLSCWAAQGPIVATFHTSNPRSRAMIAAYPILQPALEKISARIAVSEYARRTLVEHLGGDAVVIPNGVDVDFFARAESKAEWQGGTLGFIGRIDEPRKGLPVLMKALPKILAERPGTRLLVAGRGDEEEAVASLPPEMRSRVEFLGMVSDEDKARLLRSVDVYVAPNTGGESFGIILVEALSAGAPVLASDLDAFAQVLDQGAAGELFANEDADALADAAIRLLGDEARRAELSKRGSAHVRRFDWSTVGADILAVYETVTDGAASVATDERVGLRARLGLARD; encoded by the coding sequence GTGAGAATCGGGATCGTCTGCCCGTACTCCTGGGACGTGCCGGGCGGCGTCCAGTTCCACATCCGGGATCTCGCCGAGCATCTGATCAGGCTGGGGCACGAGGTGTCGGTGCTCGCCCCCGCCGACGACGAGACGCCCCTGCCGGCGTACGTCGTCTCGGCGGGACGCGCCGTGCCGGTGCCGTACAACGGCTCCGTGGCCCGGCTGAACTTCGGCTTCCTGTCGGCGGCGCGGGTACGGCGCTGGCTGCACGAAGGCACGTTCGACGTCATCCACATCCACGAGCCGGCCTCCCCCTCGCTCGGCCTGCTGAGCTGCTGGGCGGCGCAGGGGCCGATCGTCGCCACCTTCCACACCTCGAACCCGCGCTCGCGGGCGATGATCGCCGCGTACCCGATCCTGCAGCCCGCGCTGGAGAAGATCAGCGCGCGGATCGCGGTGAGCGAGTACGCGCGACGGACCCTGGTCGAGCACCTGGGCGGCGACGCGGTGGTCATCCCCAACGGTGTCGACGTCGACTTCTTCGCGCGGGCCGAGTCGAAGGCGGAGTGGCAGGGGGGCACTCTGGGGTTCATCGGGCGGATCGACGAGCCGAGGAAGGGCCTCCCGGTCCTGATGAAGGCGCTGCCGAAGATCCTCGCGGAGCGGCCCGGGACACGGCTCCTGGTCGCCGGGCGCGGCGACGAGGAGGAGGCGGTGGCCTCGCTGCCGCCCGAGATGCGCTCCCGGGTCGAGTTCCTCGGGATGGTCAGCGACGAGGACAAGGCGCGGCTGCTGCGCAGCGTCGACGTCTACGTGGCGCCGAACACCGGCGGCGAGAGCTTCGGGATCATCCTGGTCGAGGCGCTGTCGGCGGGCGCGCCGGTCCTCGCCTCGGACCTGGACGCCTTCGCACAGGTCCTGGACCAGGGCGCGGCGGGCGAGCTGTTCGCCAACGAGGACGCGGACGCGCTCGCGGACGCGGCGATCCGGCTCCTCGGCGACGAGGCCCGGCGGGCGGAGCTGAGCAAGCGGGGCAGCGCGCATGTGCGGCGCTTCGACTGGTCGACCGTGGGTGCGGACATCCTCGCGGTCTACGAGACGGTGACGGACGGCGCGGCATCGGTGGCGACGGACGAACGCGTCGGCCTGCGGGCGAGGTTGGGGCTCGCGCGGGACTAG
- a CDS encoding N-acyl homoserine lactonase family protein, whose amino-acid sequence MTSTTVQLLDLGYFVRPAEEWGGPHARVEPVLAYLVRHEGGTLVFDTGIGTGSPETDAHYQPRRRALTVSPEDVDLVVNCHLHFDHIGGNQLFPDTPVLVQRKELATARAGDYTLDRLLDGVRYQEIDGEYEIAPGITVVPTPGHTEGHQSLVIDHGDHVTVLAGQAYDFAAEFGVPYRPWLDRLAELARGRTAYVRFAHDRDLWEGVLPPRR is encoded by the coding sequence GTGACCTCAACGACCGTTCAGCTCCTGGACCTTGGGTACTTCGTACGGCCCGCCGAGGAGTGGGGCGGGCCCCACGCGCGCGTGGAGCCGGTCCTCGCGTACCTCGTACGCCACGAGGGCGGCACCCTCGTCTTCGACACGGGGATCGGGACAGGCTCCCCCGAGACCGACGCGCACTATCAGCCGCGGCGCAGAGCGCTGACCGTCAGTCCCGAGGACGTCGATCTCGTCGTCAACTGCCACCTCCACTTCGACCACATCGGCGGCAACCAGCTCTTCCCCGACACCCCCGTCCTCGTCCAGCGCAAGGAACTCGCCACCGCACGGGCCGGCGACTACACCCTCGACCGGCTGCTCGACGGCGTCCGGTACCAGGAGATCGACGGCGAGTACGAGATCGCCCCCGGGATCACCGTCGTGCCCACCCCCGGGCACACCGAGGGCCACCAGTCCCTCGTGATCGACCACGGCGACCACGTCACCGTCCTCGCCGGACAGGCCTACGACTTCGCCGCCGAGTTCGGGGTTCCGTACCGGCCCTGGCTCGACCGGCTCGCGGAACTCGCCCGCGGGCGGACGGCATACGTCCGCTTCGCCCACGACCGTGACCTCTGGGAGGGTGTGCTGCCCCCGCGACGGTAG
- the pdxS gene encoding pyridoxal 5'-phosphate synthase lyase subunit PdxS, whose amino-acid sequence MAEQLKGGVIMDVVNAEQAKIAEDAGAVAVMALERVPADIRKDGGVARMSDPNMIEEIIGAVSIPVMAKSRIGHFVEAQVLQSLGVDYIDESEVLTPADEVNHSDKWAFTTPFVCGATNLGEALRRIAEGAAMIRSKGEAGTGNVVEAVRHLRQIKNEIAKLRGFDNNELFAAAKELRAPYELVKEVAELGKLPVVLFSAGGVATPADAALMRQLGAEGVFVGSGIFKSGDPAKRAAAIVKATTFYDDPKIIADASRNLGEAMVGINCDTLPESERYANRGW is encoded by the coding sequence ATGGCCGAGCAGCTCAAGGGTGGCGTGATCATGGACGTGGTCAACGCCGAGCAGGCGAAGATCGCCGAGGACGCCGGCGCCGTGGCCGTCATGGCCCTGGAGCGGGTCCCCGCCGACATCCGCAAGGACGGCGGCGTGGCCCGTATGTCCGACCCGAACATGATCGAGGAGATCATCGGCGCGGTCTCCATCCCGGTCATGGCCAAGTCCCGCATCGGCCACTTCGTCGAGGCCCAGGTCCTGCAGTCCCTCGGTGTCGACTACATCGACGAGTCCGAGGTCCTCACCCCGGCCGACGAGGTCAACCACTCCGACAAGTGGGCCTTCACCACCCCCTTCGTCTGTGGCGCCACCAACCTGGGCGAGGCCCTGCGCCGCATCGCCGAGGGCGCGGCCATGATCCGCTCCAAGGGCGAGGCCGGCACCGGCAACGTCGTCGAGGCCGTCCGCCACCTGCGCCAGATCAAGAACGAGATCGCCAAGCTGCGCGGCTTCGACAACAACGAGCTGTTCGCCGCCGCCAAGGAGCTCCGCGCCCCGTACGAGCTCGTCAAGGAGGTCGCCGAGCTCGGCAAGCTGCCGGTCGTGCTGTTCTCCGCCGGTGGTGTCGCCACCCCGGCCGACGCCGCGCTGATGCGCCAGCTCGGTGCCGAGGGCGTCTTCGTCGGCTCCGGCATCTTCAAGTCGGGCGACCCGGCCAAGCGTGCCGCCGCCATCGTGAAGGCCACCACCTTCTACGACGACCCGAAGATCATCGCGGACGCCTCCCGCAACCTGGGCGAGGCCATGGTCGGCATCAACTGCGACACCCTCCCCGAGTCCGAGCGCTACGCCAACCGCGGCTGGTAA
- the pdxT gene encoding pyridoxal 5'-phosphate synthase glutaminase subunit PdxT produces the protein MSTPVIGVLALQGDVREHLIALAAADAVARPVRRPEELAEVDGLVIPGGESTTISKLAELFGLMEPLRERIAAGMPVYGTCAGLIMLADKILDPRSGQETFGGIDMIVRRNAFGRQNESFEAGVAVSGIEDGPVEGVFIRAPWVESVGAEVEILAEHEGHIVAVRQGRALATSFHPELTGDHRLHGLFVDMVRDAR, from the coding sequence ATGAGCACACCCGTCATCGGTGTCCTGGCACTCCAGGGCGACGTACGGGAGCACCTGATCGCCCTGGCCGCGGCTGACGCCGTGGCCAGGCCGGTCCGGCGCCCCGAGGAACTCGCCGAGGTCGACGGCCTCGTCATACCCGGCGGCGAGTCCACCACCATCTCCAAGCTGGCCGAGCTCTTCGGTCTGATGGAGCCGCTGCGCGAGCGCATCGCCGCCGGGATGCCGGTGTACGGCACCTGCGCCGGCCTGATCATGCTCGCCGACAAGATCCTCGACCCGCGCTCGGGCCAGGAGACCTTCGGCGGCATCGACATGATCGTCCGCCGCAACGCGTTCGGGCGGCAGAACGAGTCCTTCGAGGCCGGTGTCGCCGTCAGCGGCATCGAGGACGGCCCCGTCGAGGGCGTCTTCATCCGCGCCCCGTGGGTCGAGTCCGTCGGCGCGGAGGTGGAGATCCTCGCCGAGCACGAGGGCCACATCGTCGCCGTACGGCAGGGCCGGGCGCTCGCGACCTCGTTCCACCCCGAGCTCACCGGCGACCACCGCCTGCACGGCCTGTTCGTCGACATGGTGCGCGACGCGCGGTGA
- a CDS encoding YebC/PmpR family DNA-binding transcriptional regulator produces the protein MSGHSKWATTKHKKAVIDAKRGKLFAKLIKNIEVAARTGGADPEGNPTLFDAIQKAKKSSVPNKNIDSAVKRGGGLEAGGVDYETIMYEGYGPNGVAVLIECLTDNRNRAASDVRVAMTRNGGSMADPGSVSYLFNRKGVIVLPKGELTEDDVLGAVLDAGAEEVNDLGESFEVISEATDMVAVRTALQEAGIDYDSADSSFVPTMQVELDEEGARKIFKLIDALEDSDDVQNVFANFDVSDEVMEKVDA, from the coding sequence ATGTCCGGCCACTCTAAATGGGCTACGACGAAGCACAAGAAGGCCGTGATCGACGCCAAGCGCGGCAAGCTCTTCGCGAAGCTGATCAAGAACATCGAGGTCGCCGCCCGCACCGGCGGTGCCGACCCCGAGGGCAACCCGACCCTCTTCGACGCCATCCAGAAGGCGAAGAAGAGCTCCGTCCCGAACAAGAACATCGACTCCGCGGTCAAGCGCGGCGGCGGCCTCGAGGCCGGCGGCGTCGACTACGAGACGATCATGTACGAGGGCTACGGCCCCAACGGTGTCGCGGTGCTCATCGAGTGCCTCACCGACAACCGCAACCGTGCCGCCTCCGACGTCCGCGTCGCCATGACCCGCAACGGCGGCTCCATGGCCGACCCGGGCTCGGTCTCGTACCTGTTCAACCGCAAGGGCGTCATCGTGCTGCCCAAGGGTGAGCTGACCGAGGACGACGTCCTCGGCGCCGTCCTCGACGCGGGCGCCGAAGAGGTCAACGACCTCGGCGAGAGCTTCGAGGTCATCAGCGAGGCCACCGACATGGTCGCCGTCCGTACCGCCCTCCAGGAGGCCGGTATCGACTACGACTCCGCCGACTCCAGCTTCGTCCCGACCATGCAGGTCGAGCTGGACGAGGAGGGCGCGCGCAAGATCTTCAAGCTGATCGACGCGCTGGAGGACAGCGACGACGTGCAGAACGTCTTCGCCAACTTCGACGTCAGCGACGAGGTCATGGAGAAGGTCGACGCCTGA
- the ruvC gene encoding crossover junction endodeoxyribonuclease RuvC — protein MRVLGVDPGLTRCGVGVVDGVAGRSLTMLGVGVVRTAADEEIGARLVLIEQGIEAWIDEYQPELVAVERVFSQHNVRTVMGTAQASAVAMLCASRRGIPVALHTPSEVKAAVTGSGRADKAQVGAMVTRLLRLSAPPKPADAADALALAICHIWRAPAQNRLQQAAAAHRAAAHASRLPHASPAPRTPKGRTA, from the coding sequence GTGCGTGTCTTGGGTGTTGACCCCGGACTGACGCGGTGCGGCGTGGGAGTCGTCGACGGCGTGGCCGGGCGGTCTTTGACCATGCTCGGCGTCGGAGTCGTACGCACCGCCGCGGACGAGGAGATCGGCGCGCGGCTCGTCCTCATCGAACAGGGCATCGAGGCCTGGATCGACGAGTACCAACCCGAACTGGTCGCGGTGGAGCGGGTCTTCAGCCAGCACAACGTGCGTACGGTGATGGGCACCGCCCAGGCCAGCGCCGTCGCCATGCTCTGCGCGTCCCGGCGCGGCATCCCCGTCGCCCTGCACACCCCCAGCGAGGTCAAGGCCGCCGTCACCGGCAGCGGCCGCGCCGACAAGGCCCAGGTCGGCGCGATGGTCACGCGGCTTCTGCGGCTCTCCGCCCCGCCGAAGCCGGCCGACGCGGCGGACGCGCTCGCCCTCGCCATCTGTCACATCTGGCGGGCGCCCGCACAGAACCGTCTCCAGCAGGCCGCCGCCGCCCACCGCGCGGCCGCGCATGCGTCACGCCTACCGCATGCATCACCCGCACCGCGCACACCGAAAGGCCGTACCGCATGA
- the ruvA gene encoding Holliday junction branch migration protein RuvA, producing the protein MIAFVSGPVAALAPTTAVIEVGGIGMAVQCTPDTLSHLRIGQEARLATSLVVREDSLTLYGFADDDERQVFELLQTASGVGPRLAQAMLGVHSPDALRLAVSTGDEKALTAVPGIGKKGAQKLLLELKDKLGAPLGSSGLVGAQRAAAAGPAPWTEQLFAALTGLGYASREAEEALSAVTPQAEAAIAAGGSAPVPQLLRAALQTLNRAR; encoded by the coding sequence ATGATCGCCTTCGTGAGCGGCCCCGTCGCCGCCCTCGCCCCGACCACGGCCGTGATCGAAGTCGGCGGCATCGGCATGGCCGTCCAGTGCACCCCGGACACCCTCTCCCACCTGAGGATCGGTCAGGAAGCGCGGCTCGCCACGTCGTTGGTGGTACGGGAGGACTCGCTGACCCTGTACGGATTCGCGGACGACGACGAGCGGCAGGTCTTCGAGCTGCTCCAGACCGCGAGCGGCGTCGGACCGAGGCTGGCCCAGGCGATGCTCGGCGTGCACTCCCCGGACGCGCTGCGCCTCGCCGTCTCCACCGGTGACGAGAAGGCGCTGACCGCCGTCCCGGGCATCGGCAAGAAGGGCGCGCAGAAGCTGCTCCTCGAGCTGAAGGACAAGCTCGGCGCCCCGCTGGGCAGCAGCGGCCTGGTCGGTGCGCAGCGTGCCGCGGCCGCGGGACCCGCCCCCTGGACCGAGCAGCTGTTCGCCGCCTTGACGGGCCTCGGCTACGCGAGCCGCGAGGCGGAGGAGGCGCTTTCCGCCGTGACCCCGCAGGCCGAGGCGGCGATCGCCGCCGGCGGCTCGGCCCCGGTCCCGCAGCTCCTCCGCGCCGCGCTGCAGACCTTGAACCGCGCCAGATAG
- the ruvB gene encoding Holliday junction branch migration DNA helicase RuvB: MNWDDETTGDDEERIVGAAAEGDDQAVEAALRPKDLSEFVGQEKVRQQLDLVLKAARQRGATADHVLLSGAPGLGKTTLSMIIAAEMNAPIRITSGPAIQHAGDLAAILSSLQEGEILFLDEIHRMSRPAEEMLYMAMEDFRVDVIVGKGPGATAIPLELPPFTLVGATTRAGLLPPPLRDRFGFTGHMEFYDPAELERVIHRSAGLLDVEIDTAGAAEIAGRSRGTPRIANRLLRRVRDYAQVRADGVITREISAAALGVYEVDSRGLDRLDRAVLEALLKLFGGGPVGLSTLAVAVGEERETVEEVAEPFLVREGLLARTPRGRVATPAAWTHLGLVPPQAAAPGAPGSGQQGLFRA; encoded by the coding sequence GTGAACTGGGACGACGAGACCACCGGGGACGACGAGGAGCGCATCGTCGGTGCCGCCGCCGAGGGCGACGACCAGGCCGTCGAGGCGGCCCTGCGGCCCAAGGACCTCAGCGAGTTCGTCGGGCAGGAGAAGGTGCGCCAGCAGCTCGACCTGGTCCTCAAGGCCGCCCGCCAGCGCGGCGCCACCGCCGATCACGTCCTGCTCTCCGGCGCCCCCGGCCTCGGCAAGACCACCCTGTCGATGATCATCGCGGCGGAGATGAACGCCCCGATCCGGATCACCTCCGGCCCCGCCATCCAGCACGCCGGCGACCTGGCCGCGATCCTCTCCTCCCTCCAGGAGGGGGAGATCCTCTTCCTCGACGAGATCCACCGCATGTCCCGCCCCGCCGAGGAGATGCTCTACATGGCGATGGAGGACTTCCGCGTCGACGTCATCGTCGGCAAGGGCCCCGGCGCCACCGCCATCCCGCTGGAGCTGCCGCCCTTCACCCTCGTCGGCGCCACCACCCGGGCCGGACTCCTGCCGCCCCCGCTCCGCGACCGCTTCGGCTTCACCGGCCACATGGAGTTCTACGACCCCGCCGAACTCGAGCGCGTCATCCACCGCTCCGCCGGACTCCTCGACGTCGAGATCGACACCGCCGGAGCCGCCGAGATCGCCGGCCGCTCCCGCGGCACCCCCCGCATCGCCAACCGCCTCCTGCGCCGCGTCCGCGACTACGCCCAGGTCAGGGCCGACGGCGTGATCACCCGCGAGATCTCCGCTGCCGCGCTCGGCGTCTACGAGGTGGACAGCCGCGGCCTCGACCGGCTCGACCGGGCCGTCCTGGAGGCCCTGCTCAAGCTCTTCGGCGGCGGCCCGGTCGGTCTGTCGACCCTCGCGGTGGCGGTGGGGGAGGAGCGGGAGACCGTCGAGGAGGTCGCCGAACCCTTCCTCGTACGAGAAGGACTCCTGGCGCGCACACCCCGTGGTCGGGTCGCCACTCCGGCGGCATGGACACACCTCGGACTCGTTCCGCCGCAGGCAGCGGCCCCGGGCGCGCCAGGAAGCGGACAACAGGGGCTCTTCAGGGCGTGA
- the yajC gene encoding preprotein translocase subunit YajC, producing the protein MSIVTLLPFIVLIGAMFLMTRSAKKKQQAAAQMRDEMQPGTGVRTIGGMYATVKEIGDETVLLEVAPGVHAVYAKNAIGAVLADDEYNRIVHGDEPDTDTVVPDDASSLTESDEAAEVSEDAKPNLTKKAEAAEADVEVKKDDKADGETEAK; encoded by the coding sequence GTGAGTATCGTGACCCTCCTCCCCTTCATCGTCCTCATCGGGGCCATGTTCCTGATGACCCGCTCTGCGAAGAAGAAGCAGCAGGCGGCCGCGCAGATGCGCGACGAGATGCAGCCCGGCACCGGCGTGCGCACGATCGGGGGGATGTACGCCACCGTCAAGGAGATCGGCGACGAGACCGTCCTCCTCGAGGTCGCTCCCGGCGTGCACGCCGTCTACGCGAAGAACGCCATCGGCGCGGTCCTCGCGGACGACGAGTACAACCGCATCGTCCACGGTGACGAGCCGGACACCGACACCGTCGTTCCGGACGACGCCTCCTCGCTGACCGAGTCGGACGAGGCCGCCGAGGTCTCCGAGGACGCCAAGCCGAACCTGACCAAGAAGGCCGAGGCCGCCGAGGCCGACGTCGAGGTCAAGAAGGACGACAAGGCCGACGGCGAGACCGAGGCCAAGTAG
- the secD gene encoding protein translocase subunit SecD — protein sequence MAAPKKGRRPAGGQSRPGRALALILIAMVALTGGMFWSGHTTPRLGIDLAGGTSITLKAKAEPGKEDAVNETNMNTAVGIIDRRVNGLGVSEAEVQTQGRENIIVNIPRGVDEKQAREQVGTTAQLHFRPVLTWAPSGPVTPTPSGSPTPSGSTTPSAGSSASPSATSTTSAGQGASATPSAGATQGRAVSDALKKAPSPGATGTPGATTSPDASKSPNPTATTTPPADAANAKLEQQFAALDCTPKAGKAGDKKVVPNPARSVPPEQPTVACGQEGDAKYLLGPAEVDGKDVDDAQGVFDQQRGMWIVNMEFTSEGAKKFSKITSKLSQQQEPQNQFAIVLDGEVVSAPSVRTTLSANAEISGSFTQQSAQDLGNILSYGALPLSFDTQSVDTVTPALGSEQLEAGLIAGAIGLALVVIYLVVYYRGLSLIALLSLAASAILTYTIMSLLGPAIGFALNLPAVCGAIVAIGITADSFIVYFERIRDEIREGRTLRPAVERAWPRARRTILVSDFVSFLAAAVLFAVTVGKVQGFAFTLGLTTLLDVVVVFLFTKPLMTMLARTKFFGEGHAWSGLDPKRLGAKPPLRRSRRVSAPAAGSVDPKEA from the coding sequence GTGGCAGCACCGAAGAAGGGCCGAAGGCCTGCGGGGGGCCAGAGCAGGCCGGGGCGTGCCCTGGCACTGATTCTGATCGCCATGGTCGCGCTCACGGGCGGAATGTTCTGGTCGGGGCACACCACTCCGCGCCTCGGCATCGACCTCGCTGGTGGTACGTCGATCACGCTCAAGGCGAAGGCCGAGCCGGGCAAGGAAGACGCCGTCAACGAGACCAACATGAACACCGCGGTCGGCATCATCGACCGCCGTGTCAACGGTCTCGGTGTCTCCGAGGCCGAGGTCCAGACGCAGGGCCGCGAGAACATCATCGTCAACATCCCCCGGGGCGTGGACGAGAAGCAGGCGCGTGAGCAGGTCGGTACGACCGCTCAGCTGCACTTCCGACCGGTACTGACCTGGGCTCCGAGCGGGCCGGTGACCCCGACGCCGTCCGGCAGCCCCACACCGTCCGGGTCCACGACGCCGTCCGCCGGCTCCTCCGCGAGCCCGTCGGCCACGTCCACGACGTCGGCCGGCCAGGGCGCGTCGGCCACTCCCTCCGCGGGTGCCACGCAGGGCCGCGCCGTCAGCGACGCCCTGAAGAAGGCGCCCAGCCCGGGCGCCACCGGCACCCCCGGCGCCACCACCTCGCCGGACGCCTCGAAGTCCCCGAACCCCACGGCGACGACCACGCCTCCGGCCGACGCGGCCAACGCGAAGCTGGAGCAGCAGTTCGCCGCGCTCGACTGCACTCCCAAGGCCGGGAAGGCCGGCGACAAGAAGGTCGTGCCCAACCCGGCACGCTCCGTTCCGCCGGAGCAGCCGACCGTCGCGTGCGGCCAGGAGGGTGACGCCAAGTACCTCCTCGGCCCGGCCGAGGTGGACGGCAAGGACGTCGACGACGCCCAGGGCGTCTTCGACCAGCAGCGCGGCATGTGGATCGTGAACATGGAGTTCACGAGCGAGGGCGCCAAGAAGTTCTCGAAGATCACCAGCAAGCTCTCGCAGCAGCAGGAGCCGCAGAACCAGTTCGCGATCGTGCTGGACGGCGAGGTCGTCTCGGCCCCGTCCGTGCGCACCACGCTGAGCGCCAACGCGGAGATCTCCGGCAGCTTCACCCAGCAGTCGGCCCAGGACCTCGGCAACATCCTGTCCTACGGAGCGCTGCCGCTCTCCTTCGACACCCAGAGCGTCGACACCGTCACCCCCGCCCTCGGCAGCGAGCAGCTCGAGGCGGGTCTGATCGCCGGTGCGATCGGTCTGGCCCTGGTCGTGATCTACCTCGTGGTCTACTACCGCGGCCTGTCGCTGATCGCCCTGCTCAGCCTCGCGGCCTCGGCGATCCTGACGTACACGATCATGTCCCTGCTCGGCCCGGCGATCGGCTTCGCGCTGAACCTGCCGGCCGTCTGTGGCGCCATCGTGGCCATCGGTATCACCGCGGACTCGTTCATCGTCTACTTCGAACGCATCCGCGACGAGATCCGCGAGGGCCGTACGCTCCGCCCGGCCGTCGAGCGTGCCTGGCCGCGGGCCCGGCGCACGATCCTGGTCTCCGACTTCGTGTCGTTCCTCGCCGCCGCGGTGCTCTTCGCCGTGACCGTCGGCAAGGTCCAGGGCTTCGCGTTCACGCTCGGCCTGACCACCCTGCTCGACGTGGTCGTGGTGTTCCTCTTCACCAAGCCGCTGATGACCATGCTCGCGCGCACCAAGTTCTTCGGCGAGGGCCACGCGTGGTCCGGTCTGGACCCGAAGCGGCTCGGCGCGAAGCCGCCGCTGCGTCGTTCCCGCCGTGTCTCCGCCCCTGCCGCTGGCTCCGTCGACCCGAAGGAGGCGTGA